Genomic window (Arcobacter aquimarinus):
CTATTTTCAAGAATATCAAAAAAGTTTCTATCTTCTATAAAATGCAAATATCTGTTCATTGGTTTTGCAAAAAATATAGTTCCAAGCGAGAGTTGATTATCTTCATTTTCTATGAAGATTTTAATTTCATCTTTTTCTAAATCATTAAAATTTGTATTGAAAAAATCAAAATTTTCCTCAAAAAAAAGTTTTGGATTTTCTTCTTGTATAGTTACAATTCCATCTATTTTTGAAGTTTCAAACCCCAAACTTTTTAAAAGATTTGAAGATTTTATCACTAACTCTGTTATTTGAGTTATGAAGTGAATCTTGCTTTTTTTCTCACTTATAGAAAATATATCTTTGCATTTACAAGCCATTTTTTAATCCTTGATTATAGTAATTACGATTTCACCTACAACAAAACCAAATTTTTTTAGTTTTGAGTGATTTATAATAACTCCATCATCTTGTAAGTGAAGCCAATCTTGAACACTTAAATCAATAGTAGAATCTTTATAAGGAGTTCTCATAACATAGTCAATCATTACTGTATTTCCATTTGCTATCATTGGGCTTTCTCCAATAATATCATTTGCAGTTGCTATAAATTTTTTATCTCCTGTTGGTTTTAAAGTCCAAATCCTTTTCATCTCTTCACCATCATCATAAACAAAATATTCATCAAGTGTTCCAATACCGTTTTTATCCCAAGAACCAACCATTGTTCCTTTGAATGTTCTTGTTATTTTTCCACTTCTATCTTTTACAAGTCCATAGGCTCTTAATTTACCATTGAAATATTCTTGTGGAATAAACTCTGGTTTTGTGTTGTTAAAATCTTCTATTTTCATTGCTGTACATCCTGTTAGTAGTATGGTTGTTAAAAAAACTAATATTAAATTTTTCATGCTATTAATCCTTTATTTAAATCTATATTTTGGTCTCTTGTAAAAACCAATTGATGAAGATTTATATTTCTTGTTAAAAATGCAGCTTCACAATAGTTTAAATACATTTTCCACATTCGTATAAAATATTCATCAAAACCTAAATTCTTAATTTCTTCTAATTTTTTTTCAAAATTTTCATGCCAAATATTTAAAGTCTTTGCATAATCTTCTGTAAACTCTTCAAGATGATTTAGATTTAATCTTGTATGTTTTGACGTCACTTCAAGGATTTTAGAGATACTTGGAAGATGACCTCCTGGGAAGATATATTTTTGTATAAAATCAGTGCCTTTTGAGTAAGCTTTATATCTTTGGTCTGGCATTGTGATTACTTGAAGAACTAAAACTCCATTTGGTTTTAGTAGCTCTTGACACTTTTTAAAGAAGATATGAAAATACTCTTTTCCCACAGCTTCAAACATCTCAACGGCAATTATTGCATCAAATTTACCATTTAAATCTCTGTAATCTTTAAGTAAAATGTCAATTTTATCTTCTATCTTATGCTCTTTAAATCTATCTTCACAAAGTTTTTTTTGCTCAACACTTAAAGTTACCGTTGTAACATCACAACCTTTATCATTTGCCAAATGAAGTGCCATAGCTCCCCAACCTGAGCCAATTTCTAAAACTTTAGAACCTTCTTTTAAGTTTAGTTTTGATGAAAGTTTTTCAAGTTTGTTTTTTTGTGCTTCGTATAAATCTTGGTTTTTGTGAGAAAAAACAGCACTTGAATACATCATTGTTTCATCAAGCATTAGTTTATAAAAGTCGTTTGATAAGTCATAGTGCGCTGAGATATTTTTTCTTGAGTTTGTTTTTGAGTTTTTTCTTAAACTATGTTTGATTTTATTAAAAACAGGCATTAGATTTATTAGTCTGTTTTTTTCATTTTCACTTGTAGTTCCAAGATATTTTGCATTTAAAAGTGCTAGTTCTATTAGTTTTGTAAGATTTGAAGTTTCAAAATCTTTGTCTATGTAACTCTCACAAAAACCAATATCTCCATAAAGTATGGTTCTACTAAAAAATCTATTGTTATATATTTCTAAAGTTATTTTTTCTTCAACTTTTTTTTCTCCATAAAGTTTGATAGTTCCATCTTTATAGATTACTTGTAATGTTCCTATTTTTATTTTTGAAAAGAAGTTATCTCCAAATTTATTCCATAATTTTTGCATTTTTAATACCTCCTTATTTTGTCATTTTCTCTTGGAAAATAGATTTTTAACCCTTTTAAATAAAGCCTAAGAGCATGATAATAAGTTCGAGAAACCACTAAAAAAGTGCTGAACATATATCGAAAAAATATTTTTAGTATATTTTTAAAAGTGTAGGGCTTTGCTTTTGAGTTAAAAATCGCTGTTAATTTATGTTGTTTATCTTCGTATAAATCTATTTTTATAAATAATTTGTTTTCATCATACTTTAGCTCAAACTCATAAACTCCCTCACACTCAAAAAAAGGTGAAACATACATATCTTTTTTTACAACTCCAAAATATGAATTGTCTCTTTTTTCAAGTTTTACTGGGTAAACAACACGACCGTTGTTGTAGTTATGAACTTCAGCTAAAATATAAGTTGGAAGATTTTCTTCATCAAATAAAACCAAAACACTAATAGGATTAAAAACAAAGTTTAAAACCCTTGGAAGTGTTAAAAATCTCATTTTTGATGTTGTTTTTAAATCAAATCTTTTTAAAAGTTCCTCTATGTTTTTTATAAAATCCGTAGTTTTCCCAAAGTGGTCAAAACTTTGTAGACTCATAAAATTTAGTTTGTTTATAGAAAAAATTCTATTTTCTAAACTTTTTAAATCAAACAGATCAATATCAAGCAGATAAAAGTTATATTTAAAATCGTGCTTTTTAGGAAGAAATCTTTTATGATAAATAGTTCCTTCAAAAATATTGTGATTTGATAAATTTTGCATTTTAGAACTCGCATCCAAGTTTTGAAGCCACTTTTGTAGCACTTAAAAGTCCATCTTCATGGAAACCATATCTCCAATAAGCTCCTGCAAAATAAGTGTTATTATGTCCACAAATTTCATCTTTTCTGCTTTGCATTTTTATTGCAAGTGAATCAAATTGAGGGTGTTCATAAGAGATTTTTTCAATCACGTTGTTTATATTTTGAGTCTCATTTAATGATACAAAATAATCTTTTTTTGTTTTTAGATTTTGTAGAGTATTTATCCAATAACTAAGTGTTACAAGCTTATTTTGCGTGTTTGAACTTGTATAGTTCCAAGCTGCATACATTTTTCTATTTGGATATAAAATATTATTGTCATTATGTAAAACGGCGCTATTTTCTTTATATTTAAAAGCACTTAAAATTTCAATTTCTTTTTGTGTAGGATTTTCTAAAATATCTAAAGCTTGTGGTGCATGCATAGCTAATACAACTTTGTCATAAAAAGATTTATTTCCATTTCTATGGATTAAATAAACCTCATTTTCTTCCCTTTGAACTTTTACAACATCAGAGTTTACAAATATTTTTCCTGAGATTTTATTTTTTATTTTATTTACATAATTTATGCTTCCATTACTAACAGTTAGCCATTGATGATGAGTTGAAACTCCTAAAAGACCATGGTTTTTAAAAAATGTTAAAAATGTTCTTGCTGGAAAATTATTCATTTCATTGCTTGGAGTTGACCAAATAGCAGCACCCATTGGGAGTAAATATCTTTGTTTGAAAGCATCTGAATAATCTTTTATGTATTCTCCTAAAGTTTTGTCTAAATTTGAATTACACTCTTTTAAATCTTCATTTGCTTTTTTATTAAAATCTAAAATATCTTTTATCATTTTATAGTGAGTAAGTGAAAAAAGATTTCTTTTTTGAGCAAACATTCCTTTTAAAGAAGAGCCATTGTAAGCTCTGTTTATATCTTTATCCCAAAAAGCAAAACTCATATCAGAGTTTTCTATCTTTACATCTAACTCTTTAAATAGTTTTGTCAAAAGTGGATAAGTTGGATGATTAAAAACTAAAAAACCAGTATCAACACCAAAGACTTTATCCTCATCTTGAACCATTGTAGTTCTAGCATGTCCTCCTAATCTATCCTCTTTTTCGTATAAATCAACTTCATGTTTTTTGCTTAAAATATAGGCACTTCCAAGTCCACTAATTCCAGCTCCTAAAACTGCTATTTTCATTTGTATCTTCCTTTTGGGTCAAGTTTTGTAAAAACTAATTTTGAAATATCCATTTTGTTTTTTAAATCATTTAGAATTTTTTCTAACTCATTTTTATCTATATTTGGTGTTCTACTCATAATCCAAAGATTTGAATAATCATCATTTGAAACAACTGCTGTTTTATAATCATTCAAATATTCGATTTTATATGAAGTTCTAAAAACAAAAAAATATCTCATAAAAAGTTGGTTATTTTCTAGTTTTGCAAAACCGTTATATTCTATTAGTTTTCCATTTAATTCATTTTCAAAACATCTATTATAAACATCATAAGTGTTATTTTCTTGGAGTTTGTATTCTACGCTTGAGGCTACACAAGAGGTTTGAAAGCTATTTTCAATCCTTGCTACTTCATACCAAAGTCCAGAAAATTTTTTAATATCAATAGAAGTATTTGCAAAGATTGATGAAGAAAAAAATATTGACAAAAATAAAAATTTCACAAATACTCCTTTTGTTTAAACAAGGTAATTTATTATAAAAAAAGAGAGTTTTGTATGTTTATTTTGTTACTTTATATTTTAATAAGAAAATAATAGAAAGAAGTTTGAATAAAATAGGCAATATTGAGTATAAAAAGATAATTGCTAAAATTGATAACTGATTTATATTTTGTGTTTCAAAATTTGTAAATTCTAAACTTATAAAAGAAATAGCAACAGCTAAAGATAAAGATAGTTTTGTAATCATTGCCCAAAAACCAAATAACACTCCTGTTATGTCTTGATTTTTTTGTTTTGTTTCATTTGCTACATCAGCTTGAATAGAAGAGGGCAATGCCATATCAGCTCCCAAACACATTCCTGTTATAGCACAAATTATTGCAAAATAGAAAAAATCCCCTTCACTTAAAAAAGGCACAAAACTAAAAGCACTAATTGCAATAATAATTGACAAAATCCAAGTAGATTTTTTTGAGATTTTATTTGATAGTTTTATCCAAATTGGAAAAGTTATAATTGCACTTAAAAAATAGATTATCAAAAAAAGTCCAGTTTTTTCTTCTAAAACTAATACATATTTTACGAAAAATAAAAAAAGAGTTGCTGGAAGTGCATTTGCTAGATTATTTAATAAAAAAGCAAAAAATAATTTTTTATGATGAGGATAATTTATAAAAAAAGTTTTTAAAGATTTGAAGAAATTATCAGAAATTATATTTTTATTTTTTATCTCTAAAGATTTCAGTTTTATATAAAAAATAGTTAAGATTATTGGAAAAATAATCAAAATTGTATAAAGTAAAAGTTCTAAACTTTTTTTTGAATCATCTGAAACTAAAAATATGTAAGGAATTAATAAAGAGATTAAAACTCCAATAATTATAAAAATCTCTCTTGAAAAAGCAAGTTTTGTATTTTCACTTTCATTATTACTCAAAATCGAGTTTAAACTAAGATAAGGAATTAAAACAAAACTATAAGAAATATATGTAATTATTGAAAATAAAAATAACCAAAAATAATTGTAATAAACAGGTTTTATTAAAAAAAATAGTCCAAAAACTAAAAAGATAGAAGAGATAAAAATAATATTAAATTTTGTGCTGTAAATATCACAGAATCTTC
Coding sequences:
- a CDS encoding DUF3833 domain-containing protein, yielding MKNLILVFLTTILLTGCTAMKIEDFNNTKPEFIPQEYFNGKLRAYGLVKDRSGKITRTFKGTMVGSWDKNGIGTLDEYFVYDDGEEMKRIWTLKPTGDKKFIATANDIIGESPMIANGNTVMIDYVMRTPYKDSTIDLSVQDWLHLQDDGVIINHSKLKKFGFVVGEIVITIIKD
- a CDS encoding SAM-dependent methyltransferase, which produces MQKLWNKFGDNFFSKIKIGTLQVIYKDGTIKLYGEKKVEEKITLEIYNNRFFSRTILYGDIGFCESYIDKDFETSNLTKLIELALLNAKYLGTTSENEKNRLINLMPVFNKIKHSLRKNSKTNSRKNISAHYDLSNDFYKLMLDETMMYSSAVFSHKNQDLYEAQKNKLEKLSSKLNLKEGSKVLEIGSGWGAMALHLANDKGCDVTTVTLSVEQKKLCEDRFKEHKIEDKIDILLKDYRDLNGKFDAIIAVEMFEAVGKEYFHIFFKKCQELLKPNGVLVLQVITMPDQRYKAYSKGTDFIQKYIFPGGHLPSISKILEVTSKHTRLNLNHLEEFTEDYAKTLNIWHENFEKKLEEIKNLGFDEYFIRMWKMYLNYCEAAFLTRNINLHQLVFTRDQNIDLNKGLIA
- a CDS encoding DUF1365 domain-containing protein — encoded protein: MQNLSNHNIFEGTIYHKRFLPKKHDFKYNFYLLDIDLFDLKSLENRIFSINKLNFMSLQSFDHFGKTTDFIKNIEELLKRFDLKTTSKMRFLTLPRVLNFVFNPISVLVLFDEENLPTYILAEVHNYNNGRVVYPVKLEKRDNSYFGVVKKDMYVSPFFECEGVYEFELKYDENKLFIKIDLYEDKQHKLTAIFNSKAKPYTFKNILKIFFRYMFSTFLVVSRTYYHALRLYLKGLKIYFPRENDKIRRY
- a CDS encoding NAD(P)/FAD-dependent oxidoreductase; protein product: MKIAVLGAGISGLGSAYILSKKHEVDLYEKEDRLGGHARTTMVQDEDKVFGVDTGFLVFNHPTYPLLTKLFKELDVKIENSDMSFAFWDKDINRAYNGSSLKGMFAQKRNLFSLTHYKMIKDILDFNKKANEDLKECNSNLDKTLGEYIKDYSDAFKQRYLLPMGAAIWSTPSNEMNNFPARTFLTFFKNHGLLGVSTHHQWLTVSNGSINYVNKIKNKISGKIFVNSDVVKVQREENEVYLIHRNGNKSFYDKVVLAMHAPQALDILENPTQKEIEILSAFKYKENSAVLHNDNNILYPNRKMYAAWNYTSSNTQNKLVTLSYWINTLQNLKTKKDYFVSLNETQNINNVIEKISYEHPQFDSLAIKMQSRKDEICGHNNTYFAGAYWRYGFHEDGLLSATKVASKLGCEF
- a CDS encoding lipocalin family protein yields the protein MKFLFLSIFFSSSIFANTSIDIKKFSGLWYEVARIENSFQTSCVASSVEYKLQENNTYDVYNRCFENELNGKLIEYNGFAKLENNQLFMRYFFVFRTSYKIEYLNDYKTAVVSNDDYSNLWIMSRTPNIDKNELEKILNDLKNKMDISKLVFTKLDPKGRYK
- a CDS encoding MFS transporter, coding for MNNNTLKSKTVFLYGILGIPIAFLGFPLYIYLPTFYVEHIGLSVGFVGIILLITRLIDMIIDPFIGRFCDIYSTKFNIIFISSIFLVFGLFFLIKPVYYNYFWLFLFSIITYISYSFVLIPYLSLNSILSNNESENTKLAFSREIFIIIGVLISLLIPYIFLVSDDSKKSLELLLYTILIIFPIILTIFYIKLKSLEIKNKNIISDNFFKSLKTFFINYPHHKKLFFAFLLNNLANALPATLFLFFVKYVLVLEEKTGLFLIIYFLSAIITFPIWIKLSNKISKKSTWILSIIIAISAFSFVPFLSEGDFFYFAIICAITGMCLGADMALPSSIQADVANETKQKNQDITGVLFGFWAMITKLSLSLAVAISFISLEFTNFETQNINQLSILAIIFLYSILPILFKLLSIIFLLKYKVTK